AAACATGAGAAGTCTAATATCAATAAAACAGAGTAAAAGCAAAACCCATCCAGGTAAAAGAATGGGTTTTGCTTTATTATTCCCGAACCTTAACATCATAAGTTCTTAGCCAGTAATCAATTTGACATAAATGAGCAATTAGCTGTGGACCCGTCATCAATTGTCCATACCATGGCTCGGTAAATTCTTTTCCTTCACTTTTTACAATAGCTTCGATTCGATCCCGCCTTATAAAATTAAATAGTGGCGATTCAGGATCCGCTAGTATTTCTTTCATCCAATTCACTACCTGATGCGTATATTCGGGCTGAAAAGTTTTAGGGTAAGGGCTTTTCTTTCGATATAATACTTCTTCTGGTAATAGACCTTCCAGCGCTTTGCGCAAAATACCCTTTTCCCTTCCATGTAAATTTTTCATATTCCATGGGATATTCCACACGTATTCGACTAGTTTGTGGTCAGCAAAGGGAACTCTAACCTCAAGACTGGCTCCCATACTCATTCGATCCTTACGATCTAATAATTGTGCCATAAACCAGTGCATATTTAAATAAAACAGCTCTCTTCGTCGTGCATCTTCTTCATTTTCTCCAGCCAAACGAGGGGTCTCGCTAATAGTTTCCATATATCGATCCATTACATAGGATTTTAAATCAAGTTTATTTTGCCATTCAGGTAACAGCAAATCAATTCTGGAATCTAATGATTTCATCCAAGGGAAAATCTCTCGCTGTTTACCAGAGATGTCATGGAACCACGGGTAACCCCCGAAAATTTCATCAGCACATTCTCCTGACAAACTTACTGTTGTATGTTCTTTGATTCTACGACAAAACCATAATAACGAAGAATCAATATCTGCCATCCCGGGTTGATCTCGCAGCTCTACCGATTCTTTTAATAAATCCGCTAGCTGAAATCCAGTTATCACTTCATTATGTTGATTAGTTGACAAATGATTAACAACTTTTTCAATCCAAAGCTGATCACTTGCGGGCTGAAATTTACTTGCCTTAAAGTATTGATCGTTTCCATCATAATCAATTGAGAAAGTTGATAATGTGCCTCTTTTATTCACTTCAAAATTGTTTGCTGCAATTGCAGTGATTGCGCTTGAATCCAAACCGCCTGATAAGAATGTAGATACTGGAACATCCGCAACTAATTGCCGTTGAACCGCATCAACAAATAAACGTCTGACGTTTTCGGCTGTTTCATCTATCGTGTCCGTATGTTTACGACTTTCCACATTCCAATAACGCCAAATGTTTAATCCCGCTTTTGAAAAGGTTAATGCATGGCCTGGCCTGAGTTCCTTAAACCCTTTGAATATGCCATGCCCTGGGGTGCGTGATGGACCTAAACCAAAGATTTCGGCTAATCCCGAATAATCGACTTCTGAGTGAACATCATTATGTGCTAAAATCGCTTTTAATTCTGATCCAAATATGAAACGTCCATGAGACTCCAGAAAAAATAATGGTTTAACACCAAGCCGATCACGTGCCATAAATAGCTGTTGTTCAGCCGAATCCCATACGCCAAATGCATAGATACCATTTAAATACTGGACACATGCTTCTCTCCATTCAATGTAGGCTGTCAGTAAAACTTCCGTATCAGATGACGTAGTAAATTCATATCCCTTGCTTTTTAGTACCTGCCTTAATTCTTGTGTATTATATAATTCGCCATTGTAAACAAGTGTGTACGTCACATTGTTATGTTCCTTGCTCATAGGTTGTTTTCCGCCGTCAGGATCGATAACTGCCAGTCTTTTGTGACCAAAAGCAGCGTGTTGACTTAACCACACTTGCGAATCGTCTGGGCCTCTTGAAGTCAATGTTTCTGCCATTTTTCTTAAAGTTGTTTTCTCCGCCCTAACATCGTTTTGCCATTGAATAATGCCAGTGATTCCACACAAGGCATCTCATCCTCTCCGCTGTATACTATTCCCCTGCGGCTATTATATGCAAGTAAAAGGATGGCCGTAACCAAATAGAAAACGGTAAACGCTTCCCGGCCCATATTTAAGGCAAAGGACACCAGCCAGGGCCGTAATCAACTACTGAACAAGTGAAATAAGAAAGCTGTCAATTTAAGATCCCGTCAACAAACCCCATCACACGATCCTGATATTCCTTAGTAACATTATCAAATGCTTTTGTATGTCCTGCATCAGACACAATCCATAATTCTTTTTCCCCGCCGGCTACATCGTATATTTCGTGAGCCATTTCAGTTGGTACCAACTCATCCTCTTCCCCGTGGATGATGAATAAAGGAAGTGTGTTTTTCTTAACTTGAGCAATCGAAGAACCTTTTCCCAGGAAATAACCCGCACGAATTTTCGTGATAACGCTTGTTACATCAAGCAGCGGGAATGATGGGAGACCGTAGATGTGCTGCAATTGATATGCTAATTCATCTTTTACAGTAGTGTAACCGCTGTCGGCAACGATTCCTTTGACCTCTTCCGGCAAATCTTCGCCACTTGTCATCAAAACAGTCGCAGCACCCATCGAGTTTCCATGTAAAATAATATCCTCTGAACCATATTCTTCAATCAACAAGTCAATCCAGTCGAGATAATCCAATCGGTCATGCCATCCATAGCCTATGTAATCGCCTTCACTTTTTCCATGCCCCCGTGCATCAGGTAAAAGAATATCAAATCCTTCTTCATAATACATTTTGGCAAACTTCCCCATATCATCACCTGTACTCCGGAAACCGTGTGCTAAAATAACCGCTTTGTCGTTGGCTGATTTGTGATCAATAAATTGTGCGAAAAGGTTCAGACCATCATAGGATGTTATTTCGACCTTCTCTGTCTGCTGTTTTTCATACCAATTTTTTGCTTTTTCCTGAAGAGATTGAGCTTTAGTGGTTGCTTCAGCATTTACTGTCGACGCTTCGCGGTGGAGCTCTACCTCAGTTCCCCTTTTGATTCCTTACCCGTAAAAATAATTCCCTGCAAAAATTAATCCAAAGAATAAAACAGCGATAAGACTTCCTAACGTAATGCGTAATTTCTTTTTCACGCAAATTTTCCCCCTTTGCTTCTATGGCACACTTTTTCGAAAGCGAATACATTTTTCTATAATTAGTATCGCATGAATAGATCAATTTTCCCAGATAATTTTCCATCGTATTGAGATATACCTTCTCACTATTATAATCGAACCGAAACCCAAAAAAGTGGCATGGAAATGATGCCACTTTTTCAGAACTTTATTCGATTATAGGTATAAAAGGGGTATGCCGGGCATTTATCTTACTCCCTGATCCTGAAACTATTAATTAGTTGGGCGATTTGCTTGGGTGGTTGATCCATGTTGTTTGCCAGCCAATGTTTGATGACATAGATACTTCCGCTGATGACAAAGGTACTGGTGTATTCGGATATGGCCGGATCTGCTTCATTGTTGTTATGCATCCAGTTTTTAATAAGAAATGTCCTGGCAACGTCCATGACGCGCCGTTCAAATGAATGGTCGGCATTTTCGTTGAGGAGTGTCTGGCAAATGTCATATTTGGATGCAACATATTCGAGAAGTTTTTCGGTCATTTGCAATGATTCTTCTTCCTGCTCGAAATTATATTGGTTTAAATAAGTGTTTAAATCTGCAATAAGTTCTTCTTCTATTTGCCCCAGCAAATCAAATGGATCGCTGTAGTGCGTGTAGAAGGTGGAACGGTTAATATCGGCCTGTTCACAGATTTCTTTTACTGTAATGGCTGAAACCTGTTTTGTTTTTAGTAAGTTGATTAAACTATCCTTTAAGACCATTCGGGTATATTTCTTGCGGCGGTCGAGTTTTTTATTCATCAAATCGTCACACCTTCTTTTTGGGATTTGTCAACACATTGTCTCCATATGTTGGCTTTTGTACGCAAGTTAGAAAACTGTTTGTTGTAAATCCAACATAGTGTCTATTATAATATTATAGTGTTCTATTGGATGAATCAAGAGAGGATGTACACCGTTTGATATGACAACACAAATTTTAAAACATAAAAAATCGATTGTTATCACATTTGTGGTGCTTTCAATCATCAGTGCGGTGGTGCAGTTTGGCGTTCCGGTCAATCATGATATGGTCGACTATTTGCCGGATGACACACCATCCATTGAAGCGACGGATACTATGAATGAAGAATTTGACGGGGCTACCCCGAACTCACGGGTCATGATGAAGGACATCTCCATTCAGGAGGCGTTGGCATTCAAGGAAGAACTTGAAGCCGTTGATGGTGTTTCTGAAGTGATGTGGCTCGATGATGTTATTGATCTCAAAAAACCAATTGAAATGGCGGATACGGATACCGTTGAGTCGTATTATCAGGATGGTGATGCGCTGTTTTCCTTCCATATTGAAGAAGGGAAAGAAGTGGAAACGACGGATGCGGTCTATGAGCTGATCGGTGATGATAATGCCATGTCAGGGGAAGCCCTGAATACGGCGATATCGCAAAAAAAGACCGGTACCGAAACGTTGAATGCAGCGTTGATTCTCGTTCCAATAATTATTTTGATTCTTCTGCTGTCAACGCGTTCATGGATTGAACCGGTTTTCTTCCTGACAGCAATTGGTGTATCAATCGTGATTAACATGGGGACGAACGTTTTTATTGGCGAAGTTTCCTTCATTACGCAGGCGGTAGCACCTATTTTGCAGTTGGCCGTGTCGCTCGATTATGCGATATTCCTGCTCCATAGCTTTGACGAATATCGGCATGAGATAGCGGATCCGACAGAAGCGATGAAAAAAGCGATGAAGCGGTCGTTTCCTGCCGTTGCAGCGAGTGCGTCGACCACATTCTTCGGGTTCATGGCCCTGACGTTTATGGAATTTGGTCTTGGTGCTGACTTGGGTCTGAACCTGGTCAAAGGGATTGCGCTCAGTTTTATCAGTGTCATGATTTTTCTACCGGCACTCACGTTGATGTTTTATAAATGGATTGATAAAACACAACATAAACCATTTGTACCGAGCACTTATAATGTCGGGAAATATCTTTTGAAATTACGTATTCCTGTTTTGCTGATCGTGATGGTCCTGATTGTACCGGCTTTTCTGGCACAGTCTCAGACTAATTTCCTTTATGGAACCGGGGAAAGTCCGGAACATACACGGGCCGGCAGTGATGCAGCGGAAATCGAGGAATCTTTTGGCAAGTTTACACCAATGGTTCTGCTTGTTCCAAAGGGAGACATTGCTCGGGAAGAAGAACTTGTGCATGAACTCGATAACTTCGAATCTGTAAAAAGCACCGTCTCTTATGTGAATACAGTTGGGGCGGGAATACCGCCGGAGTATCTCGATGAATCGCAGACAGAAAAGTTCTTTTCAGAGAATTACAGCCGGATTACGTTAAATACGACAACGGAAACGGAGGGCGAGAAGGCATTTGATCTAGTGGAGGATGTAAGGTCAATCGCAAAGGAGTATTACGGTGATGATTATCAGCTCCTCGGGGAAAGTGTCACCTTGTATGATATGAAGGATATCGTGCAACGGGATAATACGCTGGTCAATCTGTTAACTGTGATCACGATTGCGATTGTCCTGCTCTTCACGTTCCGGTCGATTTCCATCCCGGTCGTATTGCTGTTGACGATTCAGTCCGCCGTCTGGATCAATTTAGCGGTGCCGTACTTCACCAATTCTTCCCTGGTTTATGTGGGGTATCTGATTGTCAGTACGGTTCAGCTTGCGGCAACGGTTGATTACGGGATTCTTTTAACGGAAGCTTATACACAAAATCGAAAAGAATTGCGTGCCATGGATGCGATTAAGAAAACCATTAATGAGAAGATTTTCTCGATTGGCGTGTCTGCATCAATCCTTTCGAGTGTTGGATTTATCCTGTGGGCAACGTCATCAGACCCAATCGTATCATCCATCGGGCTGCTGCTCGGACGCGGTGCGTTACTGGCGTTTATAATGGTGGTTCTATTTCTGCCGGCATTGCTTCTTGTATTTGACCGGATCATTGAAAAGACAACATGGAAACCAAACTTTTTTAAAGGGGAGTGATGATGTGCGGATAAAGAAATTGGCAATTGTTATGATGAGTGCAGTGTTGGTGTTTGGTTCGCTTCCATTAAATGCTTTGGCTGAAGACAATAACGGTGATGAAACGGAAGCAGGCAAGTATTCTGCGAAAGATGAAGCGATATACGGTAATTTGGATGCGAGTGGTGCACTTGAGAATATGTATGTGGTGAACACCTTCCACGTGACCGATCCAGGTAAAATCATTGATCACGGAAATTACTCCGATGTACGCAACCTGAGTAACTTAAAGGATATACAGAAGGATGGGAATACCATCCGATTTCAGGCGGAAAAAGGTGAATTTTATTACCAGGGAGACATGAACAATCAGCCACTCCCTTGGAATATAGATATAACTTACATGCTGGATGGCAAAAAAATAGCACCTGAGGAATTAGCCGGGAAAAGCGGTGCCCTGGAACTGCAGATTGCCACATCCGCTAATGAGGATGTCGATCCAGCTTTTTTCAAAAATTATATGCTGCAAATTTCGCTGACAATGGATCCGGCGACATTTAACGATATCCAGGCGCCAGATGCCATAAAAGCCAGTGCCGGAAAGGATACACAAGTGACATTTACTGTGATGCCGGAAAAAGAGGAAACGTTCATTGTGTCCGCCAGTGTGACGGATATTGAGATGAACCCGATTAACATTACGGCAACACCTGCTTCCATGCCGATTGAAGATCCGAATCTGGGTGGAATGAAGGGTGAAATGCAGTCATTGTCCGATGCTATTCATGAGATCAATCAAGGTGTCGGCGACTTGAGCAGCGGCATTTCCGAGCTTAATGAAGGAGCGGCCGATCTGAACAATGGTTCGAGCGACTACCTGAATGGCATCAAAGAGCTTGATCAATCTTCCGGCAAACTCGTTAATGGATCTGCAGATATCCGAGATGCATTGAACAAGATGAGTGAATCAATGCAAGGGAACTCCGGCAGTATGGATCTTAGCGGGCTTAAGAAATTGCCTGATGGATTACGTGGTATGGCTGAGGGGTTGCGGAAGTCGGCTGATG
The genomic region above belongs to Virgibacillus doumboii and contains:
- a CDS encoding TetR/AcrR family transcriptional regulator, which codes for MNKKLDRRKKYTRMVLKDSLINLLKTKQVSAITVKEICEQADINRSTFYTHYSDPFDLLGQIEEELIADLNTYLNQYNFEQEEESLQMTEKLLEYVASKYDICQTLLNENADHSFERRVMDVARTFLIKNWMHNNNEADPAISEYTSTFVISGSIYVIKHWLANNMDQPPKQIAQLINSFRIRE
- a CDS encoding YhgE/Pip domain-containing protein; the encoded protein is MRIKKLAIVMMSAVLVFGSLPLNALAEDNNGDETEAGKYSAKDEAIYGNLDASGALENMYVVNTFHVTDPGKIIDHGNYSDVRNLSNLKDIQKDGNTIRFQAEKGEFYYQGDMNNQPLPWNIDITYMLDGKKIAPEELAGKSGALELQIATSANEDVDPAFFKNYMLQISLTMDPATFNDIQAPDAIKASAGKDTQVTFTVMPEKEETFIVSASVTDIEMNPINITATPASMPIEDPNLGGMKGEMQSLSDAIHEINQGVGDLSSGISELNEGAADLNNGSSDYLNGIKELDQSSGKLVNGSADIRDALNKMSESMQGNSGSMDLSGLKKLPDGLRGMAEGLRKSADGLDTLSKNYGAAYTELSKAMNGIPDYNITDEQIKALRESDANQKVVKQLVDTYQAARNAKGIYQSMEIQKALGSVTGTLDQISGNLGKMADNAETMAAEVEKGLAGMDQMDAIKDLQKGLSSLASEYKTFHSGLVDYTDGVGKLASSYQELDSGIQELSDGVSSLDSGASELKNGTQELQEETSDLPGQMQSEVDEMMDEYDTSDFEPKSFVSDKNSKVGVVQFVLKTEPIEVEETETTQEETDEEKEKGFWGRLLDLFR
- the asnB gene encoding asparagine synthase (glutamine-hydrolyzing) — its product is MCGITGIIQWQNDVRAEKTTLRKMAETLTSRGPDDSQVWLSQHAAFGHKRLAVIDPDGGKQPMSKEHNNVTYTLVYNGELYNTQELRQVLKSKGYEFTTSSDTEVLLTAYIEWREACVQYLNGIYAFGVWDSAEQQLFMARDRLGVKPLFFLESHGRFIFGSELKAILAHNDVHSEVDYSGLAEIFGLGPSRTPGHGIFKGFKELRPGHALTFSKAGLNIWRYWNVESRKHTDTIDETAENVRRLFVDAVQRQLVADVPVSTFLSGGLDSSAITAIAANNFEVNKRGTLSTFSIDYDGNDQYFKASKFQPASDQLWIEKVVNHLSTNQHNEVITGFQLADLLKESVELRDQPGMADIDSSLLWFCRRIKEHTTVSLSGECADEIFGGYPWFHDISGKQREIFPWMKSLDSRIDLLLPEWQNKLDLKSYVMDRYMETISETPRLAGENEEDARRRELFYLNMHWFMAQLLDRKDRMSMGASLEVRVPFADHKLVEYVWNIPWNMKNLHGREKGILRKALEGLLPEEVLYRKKSPYPKTFQPEYTHQVVNWMKEILADPESPLFNFIRRDRIEAIVKSEGKEFTEPWYGQLMTGPQLIAHLCQIDYWLRTYDVKVRE
- a CDS encoding alpha/beta hydrolase, with the protein product MKRGTEVELHREASTVNAEATTKAQSLQEKAKNWYEKQQTEKVEITSYDGLNLFAQFIDHKSANDKAVILAHGFRSTGDDMGKFAKMYYEEGFDILLPDARGHGKSEGDYIGYGWHDRLDYLDWIDLLIEEYGSEDIILHGNSMGAATVLMTSGEDLPEEVKGIVADSGYTTVKDELAYQLQHIYGLPSFPLLDVTSVITKIRAGYFLGKGSSIAQVKKNTLPLFIIHGEEDELVPTEMAHEIYDVAGGEKELWIVSDAGHTKAFDNVTKEYQDRVMGFVDGILN
- a CDS encoding efflux RND transporter permease subunit: MTTQILKHKKSIVITFVVLSIISAVVQFGVPVNHDMVDYLPDDTPSIEATDTMNEEFDGATPNSRVMMKDISIQEALAFKEELEAVDGVSEVMWLDDVIDLKKPIEMADTDTVESYYQDGDALFSFHIEEGKEVETTDAVYELIGDDNAMSGEALNTAISQKKTGTETLNAALILVPIIILILLLSTRSWIEPVFFLTAIGVSIVINMGTNVFIGEVSFITQAVAPILQLAVSLDYAIFLLHSFDEYRHEIADPTEAMKKAMKRSFPAVAASASTTFFGFMALTFMEFGLGADLGLNLVKGIALSFISVMIFLPALTLMFYKWIDKTQHKPFVPSTYNVGKYLLKLRIPVLLIVMVLIVPAFLAQSQTNFLYGTGESPEHTRAGSDAAEIEESFGKFTPMVLLVPKGDIAREEELVHELDNFESVKSTVSYVNTVGAGIPPEYLDESQTEKFFSENYSRITLNTTTETEGEKAFDLVEDVRSIAKEYYGDDYQLLGESVTLYDMKDIVQRDNTLVNLLTVITIAIVLLFTFRSISIPVVLLLTIQSAVWINLAVPYFTNSSLVYVGYLIVSTVQLAATVDYGILLTEAYTQNRKELRAMDAIKKTINEKIFSIGVSASILSSVGFILWATSSDPIVSSIGLLLGRGALLAFIMVVLFLPALLLVFDRIIEKTTWKPNFFKGE